GACGGGCCCCCGGAGCAGCGACGCCGGGCAATCCGGGCAGCGCGCCGCCTGGCCGGGGCAGCGTCGCCTGCGGGATGCCGCGCGGCCCGGCCGACGAGGTTCCCGGGCCTCCGGGGCCGCCGCCTCCGGGGCCACCACCTCCGGGGCCGCCGCCTCCGGGGCCGCCGCCGCCTCCGGGGCCGCCGCCTCCGGGGCCGCCGCCGCCCGCGTTCGCGCCGGCGGCGGCGGGTTGCTCGATGGCGGCGCGCGGCTCGGGCGTGGCAAGCCCGACCGATGTCGTGTAGATCTCGCTCTGCCCCCGGCCGGTCGCTATCTCGAGCCGTACGTCCACGAAGCGCGGAAGGGTCGTGTCCACGTCCTGCATCACGTTTGCGCCGCCCTCATCCTGGGCGGCGGACGGGTTCACGTACCGCCAGTCAGCGCGCTCGCTGCCGTCCGCGTCACCGAACATAAGCTCCAGGCTGGCAACGCTGCGCGACAGGAGCGCCTCGGGCGCGTCGGGCTGTGGCGCCGCGTCGACGTTGGGCACCGGCCGAACCGTGCGCGACAGCAGTCCGTACTCGGGATCTACGCTGTAGACGATCCAGACCAGATCGGACTGCGGCGGCTCGCTCTCGTCGCCCTGAGGGGCGAACATGCCCGTCGCCCCCTGTTGGGGCGTCGATGGGCGCCGGACGCGGCCCGCGAGCGTGCTGAGCTCGAGCACCTGCCCAGTGTTCACGCCCTCGGCCACGAACACCGCGCCGGGGTTGTCGGCGGAGGCGTATGCGGCTTGCAGGTCGCGCGCGATGATCGCGAGCAGCGCGCGAGCCTCGTCGGCGCTGTCGGCGCGGCGGCGCATGTCGGCCTGAGCGCGCAGGCCCGCCGTGAGCGCGTAGGCTGTCGCGACGGTGATGAGCGCCAGCATCACCAGGGCCACCAGCATCTCGATGAGCGTGAAGCCGCGTTGTCGGGTCATCGGGGCGCCGCTCCAGCGCCGGCTTCCGCACCGGCCGCCTGCTCCGCAGTGCTCTCGTAGGTGATGAAGACCGCCGAGCGGCGGATTGGGCCACTGCTCCAGGAGACCGTCATCGTCACTCGCACGAGGTCTGGCAGGTCCGTCTGCTCCGCCGTCACGTCCCATGCGTAGTTGGGGTACTCGTCGCCGAACTCGCCCTGCTGGTCTCCGGACGCCAGGTTGGCGGGGTCAGCCGCCAGCCGCGCGAGCTGGCGCTGAGCGAGCATGCCCGCGATCGTGTACTCGTGCGCCACGCCAGACCAGCGAGTCGCCGTGGAGACGCAGGCCATCGACGCGACGACGCCGAGCATCAGCAGCACGGCCGCCACCATCATCTCGATGAGCGTGAAGCCACGCTGGCGGCTAGCGGCGCGCCCGCTCATCCTGCTCGTCCGGCACGACGTAGGCGCGCCCGGTGGCCGGCGACACCTCGATGGTGTCGCGGTAGCCGTCGGCGGCAACGATGGTCAGGATCGCGCCGTCGGTGGTGCCGTCCTCGCGGAAAACAAGCTCCGGCGAAACGTCGCGCTGGAGCGGCGAGCCGCTCGTACGGCCGCCACCAACCTCGAAGTCGGCGATCGTCACCGTCTCTGGAAACTCGAAGGGCCGCGCGGGCAGCGAGGTGGGCGGCGCCTCCGTCTCCTGCAGCGCCGTCGGCAGGTCCTCGGCAGCGGGCGGAGCGGCGGCCACGGCGGCAAGCGTGCCCGACTGCGCGTCGAACGTGACCGTGCACGGAGCGCCGGTCTCGGCGGCCTGGGCCCGCGCCCAGGCGAGCAGGCCCATCACGGCGGCGACGGTGCGCTCGTACTGCGCTTTGGCCAACATGCGGCCATAGGCCGGCACGATAATGGCCGACGCCGTCGCCATAATGATGATCAGCACCACCATCTCGATCAGCGTGAAGCCGGCTTGCCGCCCCGGGCCCCGGGCCGCGACCCGATCTTCCGTCGCCGCGCGATACGTCACTGCTGCAGGTTCCAGTTGCCGATGTCGTCGTTCGTGCCTGCCTGGCCATCGGGCCCGGACGAGTAGATGTCGTAGTCCACGCCATGCTCGCCGGGATAGCGGTAGTTGTACGGATGGCCCCACGGGTCGTTGGGCATCCCGTTCTTGATGTAGGGCCCGTTCCACTTGGCCTCGTTGCCCACGTTGGAGACCAGGGCCTGGAGTCCCTGGTCGCTCGACGGGTAGCTGCCCGTGTCGACCTTGTAGGCCTCCAGATGCTGGTCCAGAGTGCTCACGGTGGTCGTTGCGCTGGCGACGCGGGCGTCCTCGATGCGGCCGGTGACCCTCGGGATCACCACGACCGCGAGGATGGCCAGGATGACGATGACGACAAGGAGCTCGATGAGCGTGAAGCCGCGCCGTGCGCGCCGGCCCCGTAAGCTGCTGTGCATTGCGGACCTCCGAAAACGGTGTGCCTGCCGGCGGGCGACCGGCAGCGCGTGCTAGTGTACCACGGTGCTCGCCTGGAAGATTGGCAGCAGGATCGACAGGACGACGAAGCCCACGAAGCTGC
This portion of the Chthonomonadales bacterium genome encodes:
- a CDS encoding prepilin-type N-terminal cleavage/methylation domain-containing protein; translated protein: MTRQRGFTLIEMLVALVMLALITVATAYALTAGLRAQADMRRRADSADEARALLAIIARDLQAAYASADNPGAVFVAEGVNTGQVLELSTLAGRVRRPSTPQQGATGMFAPQGDESEPPQSDLVWIVYSVDPEYGLLSRTVRPVPNVDAAPQPDAPEALLSRSVASLELMFGDADGSERADWRYVNPSAAQDEGGANVMQDVDTTLPRFVDVRLEIATGRGQSEIYTTSVGLATPEPRAAIEQPAAAGANAGGGGPGGGGPGGGGGPGGGGPGGGGPGGGGPGGPGTSSAGPRGIPQATLPRPGGALPGLPGVAAPGARQ
- a CDS encoding type II secretion system protein; the protein is MSGRAASRQRGFTLIEMMVAAVLLMLGVVASMACVSTATRWSGVAHEYTIAGMLAQRQLARLAADPANLASGDQQGEFGDEYPNYAWDVTAEQTDLPDLVRVTMTVSWSSGPIRRSAVFITYESTAEQAAGAEAGAGAAPR
- the gspG gene encoding type II secretion system major pseudopilin GspG; protein product: MHSSLRGRRARRGFTLIELLVVIVILAILAVVVIPRVTGRIEDARVASATTTVSTLDQHLEAYKVDTGSYPSSDQGLQALVSNVGNEAKWNGPYIKNGMPNDPWGHPYNYRYPGEHGVDYDIYSSGPDGQAGTNDDIGNWNLQQ